A window from Streptomyces sp. NBC_00271 encodes these proteins:
- the fabG gene encoding 3-oxoacyl-ACP reductase FabG, whose product MSTTEQRVAVVTGAARGIGAATAVRLAAEGRAVAVIDLDEAACKDTVEKITSAGGKALAVGCDVSDEAQVEAAIARIAEELGAPTVLVNNAGVLRDNLLFKMAASDWDTVMNVHLRGAFLMAKACQKYMVDAKFGRIVNLSSSSALGNRGQANYSAAKAGLQGLTKTLAIELGKFGVTANAVAPGFIATDMTAATAERVGMGFEDFQAAAATQIPVQRVGNPDDIANAIAFFTGEAAGFVSGQVLYVAGGPLN is encoded by the coding sequence ATGTCCACCACTGAGCAGCGCGTCGCCGTAGTCACCGGTGCCGCGCGCGGCATCGGCGCCGCGACCGCCGTACGACTGGCCGCCGAGGGCCGCGCCGTCGCGGTGATCGACCTCGACGAGGCCGCGTGCAAGGACACCGTCGAGAAGATCACCTCCGCCGGTGGCAAGGCCCTCGCGGTCGGCTGCGACGTCTCCGACGAGGCCCAGGTCGAGGCCGCGATCGCGCGGATCGCCGAGGAGCTCGGTGCGCCGACCGTCCTGGTGAACAACGCGGGCGTGCTCCGCGACAACCTGCTGTTCAAGATGGCCGCGTCCGACTGGGACACGGTCATGAACGTGCACCTGCGCGGCGCTTTCCTGATGGCCAAGGCCTGCCAGAAGTACATGGTGGACGCCAAGTTCGGCCGGATCGTCAACCTGTCGTCGTCCTCGGCGCTCGGCAACCGCGGCCAGGCCAACTACTCCGCCGCCAAGGCCGGTCTTCAGGGCCTCACGAAGACCCTCGCCATCGAGCTCGGCAAGTTCGGCGTCACCGCCAACGCCGTCGCGCCCGGCTTCATCGCCACCGACATGACGGCGGCCACCGCCGAGCGCGTCGGCATGGGCTTCGAGGACTTCCAGGCCGCGGCCGCCACCCAGATCCCCGTGCAGCGCGTCGGCAACCCCGACGACATCGCCAACGCGATCGCCTTCTTCACCGGCGAGGCCGCCGGATTCGTCTCCGGCCAGGTCCTGTACGTGGCCGGCGGACCGCTCAACTGA
- a CDS encoding DMT family transporter, producing MSAVTTPRTDTPTATTPRRRTALDWRIRFGALSLIWGFSFLLIKVGTEGYAPFQVTFGRLLFGTAVLAAAMVVKRERLPRGARTWGHLTVAAFLLNALPFSLFAYSELTIPSTLAGICNATSPLWGMALSLVALSEDRPTRRRVAGLGIGFLGVLTVLGVWQGFHGLDATGTLMALLASLSYPIGWIYVRRTLAGTGHSHLSMTGAQLLLATAQLALVTPLFTALPSHFPVVPLLAIAALGALGTGLAMLVQYGIVAEVGPTTAQMVTHFIPVIATAAGVAILGESLSWSTPVGAVIVLAGAALTQAGPHR from the coding sequence ATGAGCGCCGTGACCACTCCCCGAACCGACACCCCGACCGCCACGACCCCCCGCCGTCGCACCGCCCTCGACTGGCGGATCCGCTTCGGCGCCCTCTCGCTGATCTGGGGTTTCAGCTTCCTGCTCATCAAGGTCGGCACGGAGGGCTACGCGCCGTTCCAAGTCACCTTCGGACGGCTGCTGTTCGGGACGGCGGTGCTCGCGGCGGCGATGGTGGTGAAGCGGGAGCGGCTGCCGCGCGGGGCCCGCACCTGGGGTCATCTCACGGTCGCGGCCTTCCTGCTCAACGCACTGCCGTTCTCGCTCTTCGCCTACTCCGAGCTGACGATCCCGTCCACGCTCGCGGGCATCTGCAACGCGACCTCGCCCCTGTGGGGCATGGCCCTGTCCCTGGTCGCTCTCTCCGAGGACCGCCCGACCCGGCGCAGGGTCGCCGGTCTCGGCATCGGCTTTCTCGGCGTCCTGACGGTCCTCGGCGTCTGGCAGGGCTTCCACGGCCTGGACGCCACGGGCACGCTGATGGCCCTGCTGGCCTCGCTGAGCTACCCGATCGGCTGGATCTACGTCCGCCGTACCCTGGCCGGCACCGGCCACTCGCACCTGTCGATGACCGGCGCCCAACTCCTGCTCGCCACTGCCCAACTGGCCCTCGTCACCCCGCTGTTCACCGCGTTGCCGAGCCACTTCCCGGTCGTCCCGCTGCTCGCGATCGCCGCCCTGGGGGCCCTCGGCACGGGCCTGGCCATGCTCGTCCAGTACGGCATCGTCGCCGAGGTCGGCCCGACGACGGCCCAGATGGTCACGCACTTCATCCCGGTGATCGCCACCGCCGCGGGCGTCGCGATCCTCGGCGAGTCGCTGAGCTGGTCCACGCCGGTCGGCGCGGTGATCGTCCTCGCCGGCGCCGCGCTCACCCAGGCCGGACCGCACCGCTGA
- a CDS encoding Rieske (2Fe-2S) protein, which yields MTSESLHPVPAPARRTVVAAVGTAGLAVALTACGSDNKSSDSNSGSGASASSGGTGGGDNAAAGNAGGTVLAKTTDIPEGGGKVFESQGVVVTQPTAGTYKAFSSKCTHQGCAVKGIADNVITCPCHNSQFSATDGSVKKGPATQPLAAANITVDGDSIKLA from the coding sequence ATGACCAGCGAATCGCTTCACCCCGTTCCGGCCCCGGCCCGCCGCACCGTCGTGGCGGCGGTCGGCACGGCGGGACTCGCCGTCGCGCTGACCGCGTGCGGGTCGGACAACAAGTCCTCCGACTCCAACTCCGGATCCGGCGCGAGCGCGAGCAGCGGGGGTACGGGCGGGGGCGACAACGCCGCGGCGGGCAACGCGGGCGGCACGGTCCTCGCCAAGACCACCGACATCCCGGAGGGCGGCGGCAAGGTCTTCGAGTCCCAGGGCGTCGTCGTCACCCAGCCGACCGCGGGCACCTACAAGGCCTTCTCCTCCAAGTGCACCCACCAGGGCTGTGCGGTGAAGGGCATCGCCGACAACGTGATCACCTGCCCGTGCCACAACAGCCAGTTCTCCGCGACCGACGGCAGCGTGAAGAAGGGGCCCGCGACACAGCCGCTGGCCGCCGCCAACATCACCGTGGACGGGGACTCGATCAAGCTCGCGTGA
- a CDS encoding DUF3037 domain-containing protein codes for MSERDVFEYALLRVVPRVERGECFNAGVLVYCRAKSFVGVRTHLDETKLLALDPEADVAGVRAALRAVEGVCAGGKAAGQAAGDDAGRRFRWLIAPRSTVVQPGPVHTGLTADPEAETERLLQLLVR; via the coding sequence GTGAGCGAGCGGGACGTCTTCGAGTACGCGCTGCTGCGCGTGGTGCCGCGGGTCGAGCGCGGTGAGTGCTTCAACGCGGGCGTACTGGTGTACTGCCGCGCCAAGTCCTTCGTCGGGGTGCGCACCCATCTGGACGAGACCAAGCTGCTGGCCCTGGATCCGGAGGCCGACGTGGCCGGCGTACGGGCCGCGCTGCGGGCGGTCGAGGGGGTCTGTGCGGGTGGCAAAGCGGCAGGTCAGGCCGCTGGTGACGATGCCGGGCGGCGTTTTCGCTGGCTGATCGCCCCCCGTTCGACGGTCGTGCAGCCGGGGCCCGTGCACACCGGACTCACCGCCGATCCGGAGGCGGAGACGGAGCGGTTGCTCCAGTTGCTGGTCAGGTAA
- a CDS encoding cysteine hydrolase translates to MPSREQLSTLLDPDGTVLLTVECQQGVVGPDSALPELAKEARSSGALANIARLVAGARRGGVQVIHAIAERRPDGRGANRNARLFRAAERLPVQQLSGTTAVRVAPPIEVTEEDFVVRRLHGLSPLAGTDVDALLRNLGCRTLVVTGVSANVAVPNTVFDAVNRGYNAVVPADAIAGVPSDYTPAMIRNTLALVATITATDDVLACFERPRR, encoded by the coding sequence ATGCCGTCGCGTGAACAGCTCAGCACACTCCTCGACCCGGACGGGACCGTTCTGCTCACCGTGGAATGCCAGCAGGGCGTCGTCGGCCCGGACAGCGCACTGCCCGAACTCGCCAAGGAGGCCCGGTCGTCGGGGGCGCTCGCGAACATCGCCCGGCTGGTGGCCGGTGCCCGCCGCGGCGGCGTCCAGGTGATCCACGCGATCGCCGAGCGACGGCCCGACGGGCGGGGCGCCAACCGCAACGCCCGCCTGTTCCGCGCGGCCGAACGGCTGCCCGTGCAACAGCTGTCGGGCACCACCGCGGTCCGCGTCGCGCCGCCGATCGAGGTCACCGAGGAGGACTTCGTCGTACGTCGCCTGCACGGCCTGTCCCCGCTCGCGGGCACCGACGTCGACGCGCTGCTGCGCAACCTGGGCTGTCGCACCCTCGTCGTGACCGGAGTCTCCGCCAACGTGGCCGTCCCCAACACCGTGTTCGACGCCGTGAACCGCGGCTACAACGCCGTGGTGCCCGCGGACGCGATCGCGGGGGTGCCCTCCGACTACACCCCCGCGATGATCCGCAACACGCTCGCCCTGGTCGCCACGATCACGGCGACCGACGACGTGCTGGCCTGCTTCGAGAGGCCGCGCCGCTGA
- a CDS encoding pyridoxamine 5'-phosphate oxidase family protein: MTVTQRRGRKIMMTPGELDEFLTTQRTCRVATVSKDGAPHVSALWFVWDGTSLWLYSVVRSKRWTELSRDPRVAVVIDTGEEYGELRGVELSGAVEFVGEVPRTGELCAELDVPETLFARKNFGLEEMPHDGRHAWARLTPTAIASWDFRKLPPL, translated from the coding sequence ATGACCGTCACTCAGCGCAGGGGTCGGAAGATCATGATGACCCCCGGCGAGCTGGACGAGTTCCTCACCACCCAGCGCACCTGCCGCGTCGCCACGGTGTCGAAGGACGGCGCCCCGCACGTGAGCGCGCTCTGGTTCGTCTGGGACGGCACCTCGTTGTGGCTGTACTCCGTGGTACGCAGCAAGCGCTGGACGGAGCTGAGCCGCGACCCGCGGGTCGCGGTGGTGATCGACACCGGTGAGGAGTACGGGGAGCTGCGCGGCGTCGAGCTGTCCGGCGCGGTGGAGTTCGTGGGCGAGGTCCCCCGCACCGGGGAGCTGTGCGCCGAACTCGACGTCCCCGAGACCTTGTTCGCCCGCAAGAACTTCGGCCTGGAGGAGATGCCGCACGACGGCCGTCACGCGTGGGCCCGGCTGACGCCGACAGCCATAGCCTCCTGGGACTTCCGCAAGCTGCCGCCGCTCTAG
- a CDS encoding LysR family transcriptional regulator, which produces MLNLERLRTLDALARHGSVSGAAEGLHVTTSAVSQQMSKLEREVGQQLLAKNGRGVRLTDAGRLLAEHAARILSQVELAQSDLEAQRGQVVGELRLSAFPTAARGLFPTALAALRADHPGLRVSSSELEPEAGVAGVIRGDLDLAVVLDWYNKPMPLPDGLVKAPILDDPADVAMPVGHRLADRAEVDLGDFADDEWITWGEGEFCHEWLMFTLRSRGVEPHIGHRAAETHTQLGLVAAGLGVCIAPLLGRRPMPDGVVTVPLRQAVRRHVYVIWRADADRRPSIRAAVAALRAAGESVG; this is translated from the coding sequence ATGTTGAATCTGGAGCGTCTGCGCACCCTCGACGCCCTCGCCCGGCACGGCTCGGTGAGCGGCGCGGCCGAAGGGCTGCACGTCACGACGTCGGCCGTCTCCCAGCAGATGTCCAAGCTGGAGCGCGAGGTGGGGCAGCAGCTGCTCGCCAAGAACGGGCGAGGGGTGCGTCTCACGGATGCCGGACGGCTGCTCGCCGAGCATGCCGCGCGCATCCTGTCGCAGGTCGAGCTCGCCCAGTCCGACCTGGAGGCCCAGCGCGGTCAGGTCGTCGGTGAGCTGCGGCTCTCCGCCTTTCCGACCGCCGCGCGCGGGCTGTTCCCCACCGCGCTCGCCGCGCTGCGCGCCGATCACCCCGGGCTGCGGGTGAGCTCCAGCGAGCTGGAGCCCGAGGCCGGGGTCGCCGGCGTGATCCGGGGCGACCTCGATCTGGCGGTGGTGCTCGACTGGTACAACAAGCCGATGCCGCTGCCCGACGGCCTGGTCAAGGCCCCGATCCTCGACGACCCCGCCGACGTGGCGATGCCGGTCGGCCACCGGCTCGCGGACCGCGCGGAGGTCGACCTCGGCGACTTCGCCGACGACGAGTGGATCACATGGGGCGAGGGCGAGTTCTGCCACGAGTGGCTGATGTTCACGTTGCGCTCCCGGGGCGTCGAGCCGCACATCGGCCATCGCGCCGCCGAGACGCACACCCAGCTCGGCCTGGTCGCCGCGGGGCTCGGTGTCTGCATCGCGCCGCTGCTCGGGCGCCGGCCGATGCCGGACGGAGTCGTCACGGTGCCGCTGCGGCAGGCCGTCCGGCGGCATGTCTACGTGATCTGGCGCGCGGACGCCGACCGCCGCCCGTCGATCAGAGCGGCGGTCGCGGCGCTGCGGGCGGCGGGGGAGAGCGTCGGCTGA
- a CDS encoding HipA family kinase: protein MLKEVIVTRYITPLREGGSLPGLVEADDLGTYVMKFTGAGQGRKTLVAEVVCGELARRLGLRVPGLVTLGLDPVLGLGEPDQEVQELLKSSGGPNLGMDFLPGAIGFDSLAFEVSPEEAGRIVWFDALVNNVDRSWRNPNLLMWHGDLWLIDHGATMIWHHHWPGAATSAAKPYDASDHALAPFGPDIASAAAELAPLVTEDLLAEVTAEIPDAWLADEPGFDSPDALRRAYAQPLLARAGVIEGRIKGFEGDK from the coding sequence ATGCTCAAGGAAGTCATCGTGACCCGCTACATCACGCCGCTGCGTGAGGGCGGCTCGCTGCCGGGGCTCGTCGAGGCCGACGATCTCGGGACGTACGTCATGAAGTTCACCGGCGCGGGGCAGGGCCGCAAGACGCTCGTCGCGGAGGTCGTCTGCGGTGAACTCGCCCGCCGACTCGGCCTGCGCGTGCCCGGCCTGGTGACCCTCGGCCTCGACCCGGTCCTGGGGCTCGGGGAGCCGGACCAGGAAGTGCAGGAGCTGCTCAAGTCGAGCGGCGGACCGAACCTCGGGATGGACTTCCTCCCCGGCGCGATCGGCTTCGACTCCCTCGCCTTCGAGGTGAGCCCCGAGGAGGCCGGGCGGATCGTCTGGTTCGACGCGCTGGTCAACAACGTCGACCGTTCCTGGCGCAACCCCAATCTGCTGATGTGGCACGGCGACCTGTGGCTCATCGACCACGGCGCCACCATGATCTGGCACCACCACTGGCCGGGCGCGGCGACCTCCGCGGCCAAGCCCTACGACGCCTCCGACCACGCGCTCGCGCCCTTCGGCCCGGACATCGCCTCCGCCGCGGCCGAGCTGGCGCCGCTGGTGACCGAGGACCTGCTGGCCGAGGTGACCGCGGAGATCCCCGACGCGTGGCTGGCCGACGAACCCGGCTTCGACTCGCCGGACGCCCTGCGGCGTGCCTACGCGCAGCCGCTGCTGGCGCGGGCCGGCGTGATCGAGGGGCGCATCAAGGGCTTCGAGGGGGACAAGTGA